One genomic segment of Pedobacter endophyticus includes these proteins:
- a CDS encoding alpha-amylase, whose product MQNLTIIQYFHWYYNEDQNLWTKVANEAAHLKEIGVTGVWLPPAYKASTGGYSVGYDVYDLFDLGEFDQKGSVNTRYGSKADYLKAIKALQDQGINAIADIVFNHKAGGDELEKIQVRTVNPNDRNEFTSDVFEIEAWTKFTFPNRAGKYSEFIWDKQCFSGVDWAEDRKETAIYVIQNFGDEGFEKVPSTELGNYDYLMFNDIDYRNRSVVEELKYWGEWLVDTTNIDGFRLDAVKHINPDFIKEWIDHLEEKYQRKFFVVAEDWNVENTESQEEYIRLMEGKVQIFDSLLHHNFFLASKDGNGFDMRTIFDNTLLAISPELAVTFVDNHDSQPLQALESYVEFWFRPIAYAIILLREQGIPCLFFPDLYGGIYDDKDNQGEDCHVQLAILPEVEVMSKMRASLAYGEQRDYFDHNNCVGWTRAGNDEYENSGLAVLLSTGEEGFKQMEMGQRFAGKTFVDALGHREQEVIIDENGWAEFQCDAGSVSVWVLKS is encoded by the coding sequence ATGCAAAACCTAACTATTATCCAATATTTTCATTGGTACTATAACGAAGATCAAAATTTATGGACAAAAGTTGCAAACGAGGCAGCTCATTTAAAAGAGATTGGTGTAACGGGCGTATGGCTCCCGCCTGCATATAAGGCCAGCACGGGTGGATATTCGGTGGGTTACGATGTTTATGACTTATTCGACCTTGGCGAGTTTGATCAAAAAGGAAGTGTAAATACCCGTTACGGATCGAAAGCAGATTACCTGAAGGCCATTAAGGCGCTGCAAGATCAAGGCATCAACGCTATTGCCGATATCGTTTTTAATCACAAGGCTGGTGGCGATGAACTGGAGAAAATTCAGGTGAGAACGGTAAACCCAAACGATAGAAATGAATTTACCAGCGATGTTTTTGAAATTGAAGCCTGGACAAAATTCACCTTTCCAAACCGTGCAGGCAAGTATTCGGAGTTTATCTGGGATAAGCAATGCTTTAGCGGTGTAGATTGGGCCGAAGACCGTAAAGAAACTGCCATTTATGTAATTCAAAACTTCGGTGACGAGGGCTTCGAAAAGGTTCCATCGACGGAACTGGGAAACTACGACTATTTAATGTTTAATGATATTGATTACAGAAACAGATCGGTTGTTGAGGAATTGAAATATTGGGGCGAGTGGCTTGTTGATACCACCAATATTGACGGTTTTAGGTTAGATGCCGTAAAACACATCAATCCTGATTTCATAAAAGAGTGGATTGACCATCTGGAAGAAAAGTACCAGCGCAAATTTTTTGTTGTTGCTGAAGACTGGAACGTGGAGAATACGGAATCGCAAGAAGAATACATCAGGTTGATGGAGGGGAAGGTTCAAATTTTCGATTCCTTGCTGCACCATAATTTCTTTCTGGCGAGTAAAGACGGAAATGGTTTTGATATGCGTACCATTTTTGATAACACGTTACTGGCAATTTCGCCTGAGTTAGCCGTAACTTTTGTCGATAATCACGATTCGCAGCCACTTCAGGCACTCGAAAGTTATGTAGAATTCTGGTTTAGGCCAATTGCTTATGCCATTATCCTGCTTCGCGAGCAAGGAATTCCTTGTTTGTTTTTCCCCGACTTATATGGTGGAATTTATGACGATAAAGATAATCAGGGAGAAGATTGTCACGTCCAACTGGCAATTTTGCCCGAGGTAGAGGTGATGAGTAAGATGAGGGCGAGCTTAGCTTACGGCGAACAACGCGATTATTTCGATCATAATAACTGCGTAGGATGGACAAGGGCCGGGAATGATGAATACGAGAACAGCGGCCTTGCGGTATTGCTAAGCACCGGCGAGGAAGGCTTTAAACAAATGGAAATGGGCCAGCGTTTCGCCGGAAAAACTTTTGTTGATGCTTTAGGCCATAGAGAACAAGAGGTAATCATTGATGAAAACGGATGGGCGGAGTTTCAGTGCGACGCAGGAAGTGTATCGGTTTGGGTGTTGAAAAGCTAA
- a CDS encoding hydroxypyruvate isomerase family protein: MKRSEFIRNSLLTAGAITTGTGIGSAFAAGSKDDKALADKVFNLDYAPHQGMFESHAGKNFLDQIQFMYDKGFRSIEDNGYLNRSIEEQEKIGNLLSKLGMRMGVFVVDGGDNWKTSLTTGKKEFKDKFVETCKKSVEAAKRCHAKWLTVVPGFYERKLPYGNQFANVIDAMRAGAEIFEPHGLIMVLETLSDTPELFLQQTNETYAVCKAVNSPSCKILYDIYHMQRTEGDLIKTMDRCWDEIAYIQIGDNPGRKEPTTGEINYKNLFKHLYQKGYKGVMGMEHGNSKGGKEGELAVIAAYRQEDNFL, translated from the coding sequence ATGAAAAGAAGTGAATTTATAAGAAACAGCTTGTTAACCGCAGGCGCCATTACTACGGGCACAGGTATTGGCAGCGCCTTTGCTGCCGGAAGTAAAGACGATAAAGCGTTGGCCGACAAAGTTTTTAATTTAGACTACGCTCCTCATCAGGGCATGTTTGAAAGTCATGCCGGCAAGAATTTTCTCGATCAGATTCAGTTTATGTACGATAAAGGCTTTAGATCGATAGAAGATAATGGCTACCTGAATCGATCTATTGAGGAACAGGAAAAAATCGGCAACTTGCTTTCGAAGCTCGGAATGAGAATGGGTGTTTTTGTTGTAGACGGTGGCGACAACTGGAAAACTTCGTTGACAACAGGCAAAAAAGAATTTAAGGACAAATTTGTTGAAACCTGTAAAAAATCGGTCGAAGCGGCTAAACGTTGCCATGCCAAATGGCTAACGGTTGTGCCCGGTTTTTACGAACGCAAGCTCCCCTATGGCAACCAGTTTGCAAACGTAATTGATGCGATGCGTGCAGGCGCAGAAATTTTTGAGCCACATGGCTTGATTATGGTATTAGAAACGCTGAGCGATACACCAGAATTATTTCTTCAGCAAACGAACGAGACGTATGCCGTTTGTAAGGCTGTAAACAGTCCTTCCTGCAAAATTCTGTACGATATTTACCATATGCAACGAACTGAAGGAGATTTAATTAAAACGATGGATCGATGCTGGGATGAGATTGCTTACATTCAAATTGGTGATAACCCCGGCAGAAAGGAACCTACCACCGGCGAAATAAACTACAAAAACTTATTTAAGCACCTGTACCAAAAGGGCTACAAAGGCGTAATGGGCATGGAGCACGGAAATTCGAAAGGTGGCAAAGAGGGTGAATTGGCAGTCATTGCCGCTTACCGACAAGAGGACAATTTCTTGTAG
- a CDS encoding FAD:protein FMN transferase: MYRFLFLCLPLFLTFVNADEIRQYKISGLAQGTDYNIMYYASDSVATKKGIDSLLAEIDQSMSLYKPGTLINQFNAAQKDIKTDRYLNDVLKRSFEINRDTKGIFDITVAPLVQAWGFGPKSTSKEPSAAEIKSILNCVGMKNISLKNGILSKMKPCIHIDLNGIAQGYSVDLLANYLISKGVKRFVVELGGEIRIAGPKPDGSPMKIGIEGPDRNDEPTIRHIAALNSGAITTSGNYRKFHQSGKKKISHLINAQTGYPLANEMISVTVYAKDAITADGYDNALMSMHLTEALKFVEERKDLEAYFVYHGKDGSIADTLSTGFKKMLKD, translated from the coding sequence ATGTATCGTTTTCTGTTCCTTTGCTTACCCCTGTTTTTAACCTTTGTTAATGCTGACGAAATCAGGCAATATAAAATCAGCGGTTTGGCACAAGGAACGGATTACAATATCATGTATTATGCCAGCGATAGTGTTGCCACGAAGAAAGGAATTGATAGCCTATTGGCCGAAATAGACCAATCCATGTCGTTATACAAGCCGGGCACCTTAATTAACCAATTCAATGCTGCCCAAAAGGATATTAAAACAGATCGCTATTTAAATGACGTGTTGAAGCGGAGTTTTGAAATTAACCGCGATACGAAAGGAATTTTCGACATTACAGTTGCACCGTTGGTACAAGCCTGGGGCTTCGGCCCAAAATCGACTTCGAAAGAACCGAGTGCCGCCGAAATTAAGTCGATTTTAAACTGTGTGGGGATGAAAAATATCTCCTTAAAGAATGGAATTTTAAGCAAGATGAAACCCTGCATCCACATCGATTTGAATGGAATTGCACAAGGTTATAGTGTCGATTTACTGGCCAATTACCTGATATCAAAAGGCGTTAAGCGCTTTGTGGTAGAGTTGGGCGGAGAAATTAGGATCGCAGGGCCAAAACCGGATGGCTCACCAATGAAAATTGGCATTGAGGGACCCGATAGAAACGATGAACCAACCATTAGGCATATTGCAGCTTTAAACAGTGGTGCTATTACTACTTCGGGTAACTATCGCAAATTTCATCAAAGCGGCAAGAAAAAGATTTCGCATTTGATAAATGCACAAACGGGCTACCCTTTGGCCAATGAAATGATTAGCGTAACGGTTTATGCGAAAGATGCTATTACGGCCGATGGATATGATAATGCACTCATGAGCATGCACTTAACCGAGGCGCTTAAGTTTGTAGAAGAAAGAAAGGATCTGGAAGCCTATTTTGTGTATCACGGCAAAGATGGGTCGATTGCCGACACCCTATCTACAGGGTTTAAGAAAATGTTGAAGGATTAA
- a CDS encoding Gfo/Idh/MocA family oxidoreductase, with the protein MKKEPNTQERRDFLKTSALLAGGALLSSIPLAGAYASGSDTIKIALIGCGDRGTGAAFQALSTKFNLKLVAMADAFQDRLDSSYQSLSSKFAAKMDVPKERQFVGFDAYLKAIPLADVVLLVTPPGFRPIHFEEAVKQGKHVFMEKPVAVDAPGIRKVLAAAEEAKKKKLNVVVGLQRRYQSNYREAMKRIQDGAIGDIVSGQVYWNSGGVWVRPRTANQTEMEYQMRNWYYFNWLCGDHIVEQHVHNIDIANWITGQHPASVQGTGSRAWRTGKDYGEIYDNHANEFTYPNGVVVYSQCRHFEGTSNRVDESFQGTKGKVYLSGGNQAILWDANGKEIYNHNTKGNANPYQTEHDELFEAISKGEYKFTNADYGATTTFSGIMGRYATYSGQTIKWDEALAANNSLLPERFAWDANPPLMPDANGLYPVPMPGKTKVL; encoded by the coding sequence ATGAAAAAAGAACCAAACACACAAGAAAGAAGAGATTTCCTTAAAACCTCGGCGCTACTGGCGGGAGGTGCACTATTAAGTAGTATTCCACTTGCTGGCGCCTATGCATCGGGCAGCGACACGATTAAAATTGCCTTGATTGGCTGTGGCGACAGAGGCACGGGGGCCGCGTTTCAAGCATTAAGCACTAAGTTTAACTTAAAACTGGTGGCCATGGCCGATGCTTTTCAAGATCGACTGGATAGCAGCTATCAATCGCTGAGCTCGAAGTTTGCAGCTAAAATGGATGTGCCAAAAGAGCGTCAGTTTGTTGGCTTCGACGCCTATTTAAAGGCAATTCCGCTGGCTGATGTAGTTTTATTAGTAACGCCGCCGGGCTTCAGGCCCATTCACTTTGAAGAGGCTGTTAAGCAAGGCAAGCACGTTTTTATGGAAAAGCCCGTTGCGGTTGATGCGCCGGGAATTAGAAAGGTACTGGCCGCGGCAGAAGAAGCCAAAAAGAAAAAACTAAATGTGGTTGTGGGCTTGCAACGCCGTTACCAAAGCAATTATCGTGAAGCAATGAAACGCATTCAGGATGGTGCCATTGGCGATATTGTTTCTGGGCAGGTGTATTGGAATAGTGGCGGCGTTTGGGTTCGTCCGCGTACGGCCAACCAAACGGAAATGGAATATCAAATGCGCAACTGGTACTATTTCAACTGGTTATGCGGCGACCACATTGTAGAGCAGCATGTTCACAATATTGATATTGCCAATTGGATTACCGGTCAGCACCCTGCATCGGTACAAGGAACGGGTAGCAGAGCCTGGCGCACCGGGAAAGATTACGGAGAGATTTATGATAACCATGCCAACGAGTTTACTTACCCAAACGGAGTTGTAGTGTATAGCCAGTGCAGGCATTTCGAAGGAACGAGTAACCGGGTCGACGAAAGCTTTCAGGGCACAAAGGGTAAGGTTTACTTATCGGGTGGAAACCAGGCCATTCTTTGGGATGCCAATGGAAAAGAAATTTATAACCACAACACCAAAGGCAATGCCAACCCTTACCAAACTGAGCACGATGAACTTTTTGAGGCCATATCGAAAGGTGAATATAAATTTACCAATGCCGATTATGGGGCAACAACAACTTTTTCGGGTATAATGGGTCGTTATGCAACCTATTCTGGGCAAACCATTAAATGGGATGAAGCATTGGCGGCAAATAACAGTCTGCTGCCCGAACGTTTTGCATGGGATGCAAATCCTCCGTTAATGCCCGATGCCAACGGATTGTATCCTGTGCCAATGCCGGGAAAAACTAAAGTTTTATAA
- a CDS encoding formylglycine-generating enzyme family protein produces the protein MLKKIFALALITVLHGQMIHAQSLKSYTQTINGTNLAFDMQAIPAGSFKMGTKNGKPDEQPVHDVKLDAFWIGKYEVTWDIFEPFLYRDYEKQASTSPISAEVDAVTRPTKPYLDMTFGMGKEHQPAVAMTQYNAIQFCKWLYVRTGVFYRLPTEAEWEYACKAGTNTAYSFGNDVANLKDYAWYKENSANKTHQVGQKKPNAWGLFDMHGNVSEWTYDQYIADFYSQGKDKTLENPVAIPDKLYPNVVRGGSYDETPNNLTSTVRLASDPAWKQLDPQIPKSNWWFPEAPFVGMRLVRPAKTPSKTEIDAYYNKQPIKDF, from the coding sequence ATGTTAAAGAAAATTTTTGCTCTTGCATTAATTACCGTTTTACATGGGCAAATGATTCACGCCCAAAGCTTAAAATCATACACTCAAACTATTAATGGAACCAACCTGGCTTTCGATATGCAAGCCATTCCCGCGGGCAGTTTTAAGATGGGCACCAAAAACGGCAAGCCCGACGAGCAACCCGTTCACGATGTAAAGCTTGATGCCTTCTGGATCGGAAAATATGAAGTGACCTGGGATATCTTTGAGCCTTTTCTGTACCGCGATTACGAAAAACAGGCGAGCACCTCTCCCATTTCGGCTGAAGTAGATGCAGTTACCCGACCTACCAAACCTTATTTGGATATGACTTTTGGCATGGGGAAAGAACACCAGCCGGCCGTTGCAATGACACAGTACAATGCCATTCAATTTTGCAAATGGCTCTACGTTCGTACAGGCGTTTTTTATCGCCTCCCAACCGAAGCCGAATGGGAATATGCCTGCAAGGCAGGGACCAACACCGCTTATTCATTCGGAAATGATGTTGCAAACTTGAAAGATTATGCCTGGTACAAGGAAAACAGCGCAAACAAAACGCATCAGGTTGGGCAAAAGAAACCGAACGCATGGGGTTTATTTGATATGCACGGAAACGTGAGCGAATGGACCTACGACCAATACATTGCCGATTTTTACAGCCAGGGTAAAGATAAAACTTTGGAAAACCCCGTAGCAATTCCCGATAAATTGTATCCGAATGTTGTTCGGGGAGGCTCTTATGATGAAACACCGAACAATTTGACTTCTACGGTAAGGCTGGCTTCTGATCCGGCCTGGAAACAGCTCGATCCACAAATTCCAAAAAGCAACTGGTGGTTTCCGGAGGCACCTTTTGTGGGCATGCGACTTGTGCGCCCCGCTAAAACGCCATCGAAAACAGAAATTGACGCTTATTATAATAAACAACCCATCAAAGATTTTTAA
- a CDS encoding type IX secretion system plug protein — MQKIIAILLFFSSTQIFAQSDKTFVNENKIYLPNIKTVLCYNSSKEQSLPVIQLNATEKIFFSFDDLLGGTKNYWYTIEHCTADWQTSRISTADYLQGFDSDRIIDYRYSTNTARKYTHYELSLPNSQVQPKIGGNYILKVYLDGDKSQPVISQQFYVVDNQVAIAAEITNSLQVADRNAKQKINFTINHSIAIANLYQDLKAVVLQNFNQKTAQINTKPAFVRPNQLVYNDLKTNDFWGNNEFRKFDTRSLRFKGDNVKNIYRDNESVNVALFQDAPRNAEAFANQYDENGNFYIRNTDGRDDQTEAEYMGVLFTLNAPAPNANGEAYIVGRFNNFTLSKENKMLYDAGLKQFYANVMLKQGLYDYEYAWFDNETKTLESLPFEGSFFQTENSYQIFVYYRRPGARWETLIGYTNLSNRPTDRR, encoded by the coding sequence ATGCAAAAAATAATCGCAATCCTTTTATTTTTCTCGTCTACCCAAATATTTGCTCAAAGCGACAAAACTTTTGTAAACGAGAATAAAATTTACCTGCCAAATATCAAAACCGTTTTATGCTACAACAGCAGCAAAGAACAAAGTTTACCCGTTATTCAGCTTAACGCGACCGAAAAAATCTTCTTTTCTTTTGATGATTTATTGGGTGGCACAAAAAACTATTGGTACACGATTGAACATTGCACGGCCGATTGGCAAACTTCTCGAATATCGACAGCCGACTATCTGCAGGGATTTGATAGCGACAGAATAATCGATTATCGCTATTCGACCAACACCGCCAGAAAGTACACACATTATGAGTTGAGCTTGCCAAATAGCCAGGTACAGCCCAAAATTGGTGGCAACTATATTTTAAAGGTTTATCTAGATGGCGATAAAAGTCAACCAGTGATTTCTCAACAGTTTTATGTTGTTGATAATCAGGTAGCCATTGCTGCCGAGATTACTAATTCTCTTCAAGTTGCCGATCGCAATGCGAAGCAGAAGATAAACTTTACCATTAACCATTCAATAGCCATCGCAAACCTGTATCAGGATTTAAAGGCGGTGGTTCTTCAAAACTTTAATCAGAAAACTGCTCAGATTAACACCAAACCGGCCTTTGTTCGACCCAACCAACTGGTTTACAACGACCTAAAAACAAATGATTTCTGGGGCAACAACGAATTTAGAAAGTTCGATACCAGGAGCCTCCGGTTTAAGGGCGATAATGTGAAGAATATTTATCGGGATAACGAGTCGGTTAATGTTGCACTTTTTCAAGATGCGCCACGGAATGCCGAGGCTTTCGCCAATCAGTACGATGAAAATGGCAACTTCTACATTCGCAATACCGACGGCAGGGATGATCAGACGGAAGCAGAATACATGGGCGTTCTTTTTACCTTAAATGCCCCGGCGCCGAATGCGAATGGCGAAGCTTACATTGTTGGCCGTTTTAACAACTTTACGCTAAGTAAAGAGAACAAAATGCTTTACGATGCCGGCCTGAAACAGTTTTATGCAAACGTAATGCTGAAGCAGGGCTTATACGATTATGAGTACGCCTGGTTTGATAATGAGACAAAAACACTGGAAAGCCTACCGTTCGAAGGTTCGTTTTTCCAAACCGAAAACAGCTATCAGATTTTTGTTTACTACCGCCGTCCGGGTGCACGATGGGAAACGCTAATCGGTTATACCAATTTGAGCAACAGACCAACCGATAGGAGATAA
- a CDS encoding ABC-F family ATP-binding cassette domain-containing protein, translated as MISINNLTFLIGSRALYDEANWHIKPGDRAGLIGANGTGKSTLLKLIVGDYAPSSGTISMSKDLKIGYLNQDLLSYDSHHSILHVAMEAFERQNQLHDEIEELLKKIETDYSEEVLYKLSDKQQEFEALDGYNIEYRANEILAGLGFSTADQQRPLNTFSGGWRMRVMLAKILLQDPDILLLDEPTNHMDLPSIKWLETYLMGFEGAIVIVSHDRYFLDKIVNRTVESRKGKLTVYAGNYSFYVEEKALRGEIQKGEFKNQQAKIKQEERLIERFKAKASKAKMAQSRMKALDKMERVEDVDDDNPTVNFSFKFTKPSGRHVVRLEHVTKHYPNVHILEDAEAVIEKGDKIALIGANGKGKSTLLRIIAGTEKFDGMCETGHNVTTTFFAQHQLESLHLGNSILEELQAFAPKHSDTELRSILGCFLFTGDDVFKKIKVLSGGEKSRVALAKSLTTDSNFLILDEPTNHLDIQSVNILIQALQQFEGTFIAVSHDRYFLDNVANKIWFIENEKIKQYPGTYAEYEEWNSKRVIPASKPIPVKMPEKVKEEPKPAAPNTANQLKKLNDELKKTETLISDLEAAVKNIEAELADENVYGKADKLAETNKRYLATKQDLDNNQAKWETLAAEIMELEG; from the coding sequence ATGATTTCAATAAATAATTTAACATTCCTAATAGGCTCGAGGGCCTTATACGACGAAGCGAACTGGCACATTAAACCTGGCGATCGTGCCGGACTAATTGGGGCCAACGGAACGGGAAAATCGACACTTTTAAAGTTAATTGTTGGAGACTACGCACCGAGTTCGGGCACGATTTCAATGTCGAAAGATTTAAAAATCGGCTATCTGAATCAGGATTTGCTTTCATACGATTCTCACCATAGCATTTTGCATGTGGCCATGGAGGCTTTTGAGCGCCAAAACCAGTTGCATGATGAAATTGAAGAGTTGCTTAAAAAAATCGAAACCGACTACAGCGAGGAGGTTTTGTACAAGTTAAGCGACAAGCAACAGGAATTTGAGGCTTTGGATGGTTACAACATCGAGTACAGGGCAAACGAAATTTTGGCCGGACTTGGTTTTAGCACCGCTGATCAGCAGCGTCCGCTAAACACCTTTTCAGGAGGCTGGCGTATGCGTGTGATGCTTGCGAAAATCCTTTTGCAAGATCCTGACATTTTGCTACTGGATGAGCCGACCAACCACATGGATTTACCATCGATTAAGTGGTTGGAGACTTATTTAATGGGTTTTGAAGGGGCAATTGTTATTGTATCTCACGATAGGTATTTTCTGGATAAAATCGTAAACCGTACGGTAGAATCGCGTAAAGGAAAGTTAACCGTCTATGCGGGCAATTACAGCTTCTATGTTGAGGAAAAAGCTTTGCGTGGCGAGATACAGAAAGGCGAGTTTAAAAACCAACAGGCCAAAATAAAGCAGGAGGAACGCTTAATTGAACGTTTCAAGGCCAAAGCATCGAAAGCGAAAATGGCGCAATCGCGTATGAAGGCTTTAGATAAAATGGAGCGTGTTGAGGATGTTGATGATGATAACCCAACGGTTAACTTCAGCTTTAAATTTACCAAGCCATCTGGCCGGCACGTAGTACGTTTGGAGCATGTAACCAAACATTATCCAAACGTTCATATTTTGGAAGATGCGGAGGCTGTGATTGAAAAAGGCGATAAAATTGCCTTAATCGGTGCCAATGGTAAAGGTAAATCTACCTTGCTTAGAATTATCGCGGGCACGGAAAAATTCGATGGTATGTGCGAAACCGGGCACAATGTTACGACAACCTTTTTCGCTCAACACCAGTTGGAATCGTTGCACCTTGGTAATTCGATATTGGAAGAATTACAGGCCTTTGCGCCGAAGCACTCTGATACGGAATTGCGCAGCATTTTGGGCTGTTTCTTATTTACCGGAGACGATGTGTTTAAGAAGATCAAAGTACTTTCCGGAGGCGAAAAATCGCGTGTGGCATTGGCCAAATCGTTAACAACAGATTCTAATTTCTTGATTCTGGATGAGCCCACCAACCACTTGGATATTCAATCGGTTAATATATTAATTCAGGCTTTACAGCAGTTTGAGGGAACTTTTATTGCGGTTTCTCACGATAGGTACTTCCTTGATAATGTGGCTAACAAGATCTGGTTCATTGAAAATGAAAAAATAAAACAATATCCTGGTACGTATGCAGAATACGAAGAATGGAACAGTAAACGGGTAATTCCTGCTTCGAAGCCCATTCCGGTTAAGATGCCCGAAAAAGTAAAGGAGGAGCCAAAGCCGGCAGCCCCAAATACGGCCAACCAGCTAAAAAAGCTGAACGACGAATTGAAAAAGACGGAAACACTAATTTCCGATCTGGAGGCAGCTGTAAAAAACATCGAAGCGGAACTTGCAGATGAAAATGTATATGGTAAAGCCGATAAACTGGCCGAAACAAACAAACGTTACCTTGCCACAAAGCAAGATTTAGATAACAACCAGGCAAAATGGGAAACCCTGGCCGCTGAAATTATGGAATTGGAAGGTTAA
- a CDS encoding Rrf2 family transcriptional regulator, translating to MNNSRFPISLHILTLLDDAKGALVSSEYLAGSININPVLVRKEIMNLRKHGFVDSKEGKGGGSFLAKKVADINLGDVYKAVKNNNVLGRSKNEPNPKCPIGKQISQHLNSLYNDAENALIDNLSTQTLADFAEKFK from the coding sequence ATGAACAACAGTCGATTTCCAATTTCCTTACACATATTAACCTTGCTCGATGATGCAAAAGGTGCCTTGGTAAGTTCGGAATATTTGGCTGGCAGTATTAATATAAACCCCGTTTTAGTACGCAAGGAAATTATGAACTTGCGCAAGCATGGTTTCGTCGATAGCAAGGAGGGAAAGGGGGGAGGTTCATTTTTGGCAAAAAAAGTTGCAGACATCAACCTGGGCGACGTTTACAAGGCAGTAAAAAACAACAACGTTTTAGGGCGAAGCAAAAATGAGCCCAACCCGAAGTGTCCAATTGGAAAGCAAATCAGTCAGCACTTAAATTCGTTGTACAACGACGCAGAAAACGCCTTAATAGACAACTTATCAACGCAAACTTTAGCGGATTTTGCTGAGAAGTTTAAATAA
- a CDS encoding NAD(P)-dependent oxidoreductase — protein sequence MKVALIGASGFVGKALLNELVNRGNEVIAIARDTEKIESTNEKVTKAAVDVLDIEKLAQTLKGADAVISAFNAGWTNPNLYNDTIAGAEAIQKAVKASGVKRYIFIGGAGTLQIDGNQLVDGPQFPKEIYPGASAVRDYFNTLKQEKELDWLFFSPAIEMHQGITIGRTGNYRLGKTSPVFNDEGRSILSVEDLAIVLADELENNAHHQEQFTAAY from the coding sequence ATGAAAGTAGCATTAATTGGCGCCTCCGGATTCGTAGGCAAAGCCCTTTTGAACGAATTGGTAAATCGTGGAAATGAAGTAATCGCCATTGCCCGCGATACAGAAAAAATCGAAAGCACAAACGAAAAAGTAACCAAAGCAGCGGTTGATGTTCTGGATATTGAAAAATTAGCCCAAACTTTAAAAGGTGCTGATGCCGTGATCAGCGCATTTAACGCCGGCTGGACAAATCCAAATCTGTACAATGATACAATTGCAGGAGCGGAGGCCATTCAAAAAGCGGTTAAGGCATCAGGCGTAAAACGTTACATTTTTATCGGCGGAGCCGGTACATTACAAATCGATGGGAACCAGTTGGTCGATGGGCCTCAGTTTCCCAAAGAAATCTATCCTGGCGCATCCGCAGTGAGAGATTATTTCAACACGTTAAAGCAGGAGAAAGAACTAGACTGGTTGTTTTTTAGCCCGGCGATTGAAATGCACCAGGGCATTACCATTGGCCGCACCGGAAACTATCGTTTAGGTAAAACTTCACCGGTTTTTAACGACGAAGGCCGGTCGATCTTATCTGTAGAAGATTTGGCAATCGTATTGGCCGATGAGCTCGAAAACAATGCCCACCACCAAGAGCAGTTTACAGCAGCGTACTAG